The following coding sequences are from one Clostridioides difficile ATCC 9689 = DSM 1296 window:
- the pyrF gene encoding orotidine-5'-phosphate decarboxylase, which translates to MINGKEKLIVAIDTDEFDKAKELIDRLEDSVDIFKVGLEQYVATKGKTIDYLKEKGKKIFLDLKFHDIPNTMKSAVRAAVRDNVWLMTIHVSDMEGMRQCALIAREEAERLNIEKPLVVGVTVLTSLSNQDLQDIGCNMTTEELAIKRAKLAKESGIDGVVCSAQEVDKIVEACGTDFITVCPGIRPKSAEVGDQKRVVTPSDAIKKGAHYLVVGRPITKAENPRESAINIVREIENA; encoded by the coding sequence ATGATAAATGGTAAAGAAAAATTGATAGTTGCAATTGATACTGACGAATTTGATAAAGCTAAAGAACTAATAGACAGATTAGAAGATAGTGTAGACATATTTAAGGTAGGGCTAGAGCAATACGTTGCCACAAAAGGTAAAACAATAGATTATCTTAAAGAAAAAGGGAAAAAAATATTTTTAGACCTTAAATTCCATGATATACCAAATACTATGAAAAGTGCAGTGAGAGCTGCAGTGAGAGATAATGTTTGGTTAATGACAATACATGTATCAGATATGGAAGGAATGAGACAATGTGCACTAATTGCTAGGGAAGAAGCAGAAAGATTAAATATAGAAAAGCCATTAGTAGTTGGAGTAACAGTTTTAACTTCATTAAGCAACCAAGATTTACAGGACATAGGATGTAATATGACAACAGAAGAGTTAGCTATAAAGAGAGCTAAACTGGCAAAAGAATCAGGAATAGATGGGGTTGTTTGTTCAGCGCAAGAAGTAGATAAAATAGTAGAAGCATGTGGAACTGATTTTATAACAGTTTGCCCAGGAATAAGACCTAAATCAGCAGAGGTTGGAGACCAAAAAAGAGTTGTAACTCCATCAGATGCAATAAAAAAAGGTGCTCATTATTTAGTTGTTGGAAGACCTATAACAAAAGCAGAAAATCCAAGAGAATCAGCTATTAATATTGTAAGAGAAATAGAAAATGCTTAG
- a CDS encoding nitroreductase family protein, translated as MELYEAIFYRKSVRNFSSKKIKKPLMEEIKRSCKNLEYLNEDLNIKAHVVDRGHIIHFLMGKECKVKAPHYIVVTSDKGEDYLQNIGFATEGVVLRLTTLGIATCWLEGNLKREDILEFVDIGNKNFEEDEEDDLDYLAGIKTEEDDENKIENPYIIIAFGYPAKNEELFRTRYARPDRKPVKDMINKINRNRKWKDILELTRRAPSVKNSQPWYFHKDERGLHLFEKRPKKHCEDMNKVSLGVALRHFDIACIKNKIDVSYEKLPIRNKIGKSYFITVVEHVKPEEETQEENVTLEKEESQDE; from the coding sequence ATGGAGCTTTATGAAGCCATTTTTTATAGAAAATCTGTAAGAAATTTTTCCAGTAAGAAGATAAAAAAGCCATTGATGGAAGAAATAAAAAGAAGTTGTAAAAATTTAGAATACTTAAATGAAGATTTAAATATTAAAGCACATGTTGTTGATAGAGGTCATATAATACATTTTTTGATGGGTAAGGAATGTAAAGTAAAGGCACCTCATTATATAGTAGTTACATCAGACAAAGGTGAGGACTATTTACAGAATATAGGATTTGCTACAGAAGGTGTAGTTTTGCGCCTTACAACATTGGGAATAGCTACTTGCTGGTTGGAAGGAAACTTAAAGAGAGAAGATATCTTGGAATTTGTAGATATTGGGAATAAGAATTTTGAAGAAGATGAGGAAGATGATTTAGATTATCTAGCTGGAATAAAAACAGAAGAAGATGATGAAAACAAAATAGAAAATCCTTATATAATAATAGCATTTGGATATCCAGCAAAAAATGAAGAGTTGTTTAGGACGAGATATGCTAGACCTGATAGAAAGCCAGTAAAAGATATGATAAATAAGATAAATAGGAATAGAAAGTGGAAAGATATCTTAGAATTGACAAGAAGAGCTCCATCTGTAAAAAATTCTCAACCGTGGTATTTCCATAAGGATGAACGAGGTCTTCATTTATTTGAAAAGAGACCTAAGAAACACTGTGAAGATATGAATAAGGTTAGCTTAGGTGTAGCCTTAAGACATTTTGATATAGCTTGTATAAAAAATAAAATAGATGTTTCATATGAAAAACTTCCTATAAGGAATAAAATAGGAAAATCATATTTTATAACTGTAGTCGAGCATGTGAAACCAGAAGAAGAAACCCAAGAAGAAAATGTAACTCTAGAAAAAGAAGAATCGCAAGATGAATAA
- a CDS encoding homocysteine S-methyltransferase family protein, which translates to MEIRQYLKNNILIFDGAMGTMLQQKGLKLGENPEVFGLQNPDKLIEIHTAYLEAGSNVILTNTFGCNELKLDSKYTVEEVIDNAVLVARKAIENVDNTKPRYVALDIGPIGEMLEPMGTLSFDKAYEIFKRQVLQGVKSGVDVIVIETMMDLYEAKVAVLAAKENSDLPIFCTMTFDEGGRSFTGCMPECMVATIEGLGVDAIGVNCSLGPKQLLPIVEKIASRATVPVMVQANAGLPNIVDGEAIYDVDAKEFFEGVKKFVEVGATIIGGCCGTNPSFIKEISENINSVTKGCIEKIDKCVVCSPSKFVEVQSPTVVGERLNPTDRKSLQEALKNENVDYAINLGLEQVNAGAQILGVNVGLPEIDEKKLMPKLIREIQAVVDTPLQVDSSNVEALEQGLRYYNGRTIVNSVNGKEESLESILPIVKKYGSCVVGLTLDEKGIPKKAEERFEIAKRIVNRAVSYGIKPKDIFIDCLSLTVSAQQEEAIETIKAITMVKTLGVKTILGVSNISFGLPNRKALNASFLTLALGAGLDLAIINPNEYSMMEAINSFKILNNTDKGCINYINQYSNINNSKKSDSSTKIDKDLPLDILVERGLKDEAKNVTLNLLKEKDENYILDEILIPALDKVGKRYDSGDIFLPQLIQSAETVKVSLNTIKETLLSKSSNNVSKGKIIVATVKGDIHDIGKNIVKIMLENYGYEVIDLGKDVPIEEVVEVAKNRNIKLVGLSALMTTTVQSMKDTIQALRDNEINAKVFVGGAVLTEEYAEEMGADYYSKDAKSAVEIAKLNF; encoded by the coding sequence GTGGAAATAAGACAATATCTGAAAAATAATATATTAATATTTGATGGTGCAATGGGAACAATGCTTCAACAAAAAGGGTTAAAGTTAGGTGAAAATCCAGAAGTATTTGGTCTTCAAAATCCAGATAAACTTATAGAAATACATACAGCATACTTAGAGGCAGGTTCGAATGTAATTCTTACAAATACTTTTGGATGTAATGAACTAAAATTAGATAGTAAGTATACTGTAGAAGAAGTGATTGACAATGCTGTTTTGGTGGCTAGAAAAGCTATAGAAAATGTAGATAATACTAAACCAAGATATGTAGCTTTAGATATTGGTCCTATAGGAGAAATGCTAGAGCCTATGGGTACTTTAAGTTTTGATAAAGCATATGAAATATTTAAAAGACAAGTACTACAAGGCGTTAAATCTGGAGTTGATGTAATAGTAATAGAGACTATGATGGATTTATATGAAGCTAAAGTAGCTGTATTAGCAGCAAAAGAAAACTCTGATTTACCTATTTTCTGTACTATGACATTTGATGAAGGTGGAAGAAGTTTTACTGGATGTATGCCAGAATGTATGGTGGCTACTATAGAAGGTCTAGGTGTAGATGCAATAGGAGTTAATTGTTCATTAGGACCTAAACAACTTTTACCAATAGTTGAAAAAATAGCATCAAGAGCTACAGTCCCTGTTATGGTTCAAGCAAATGCAGGTCTTCCAAATATAGTTGATGGAGAGGCTATATATGATGTTGATGCAAAAGAATTTTTTGAAGGGGTTAAAAAGTTCGTTGAAGTTGGTGCTACTATAATAGGTGGATGTTGTGGTACGAATCCAAGTTTTATAAAAGAAATATCTGAGAATATAAATTCTGTTACAAAGGGATGTATCGAGAAAATTGATAAATGTGTAGTCTGTTCACCATCAAAATTTGTGGAAGTACAATCGCCTACAGTTGTTGGAGAAAGATTGAATCCCACAGATAGAAAATCTCTACAAGAAGCATTAAAAAATGAAAATGTTGATTATGCTATAAATTTAGGTTTAGAACAAGTAAATGCTGGAGCACAAATACTTGGAGTAAATGTTGGTCTTCCAGAGATTGATGAAAAAAAACTAATGCCAAAATTAATAAGAGAGATTCAAGCAGTAGTAGATACACCTTTACAAGTTGATTCTTCCAATGTAGAGGCCTTAGAGCAAGGACTTAGATATTATAATGGTAGAACAATAGTAAACTCTGTAAATGGCAAAGAGGAGTCTTTAGAAAGTATATTACCAATAGTTAAAAAGTATGGTTCATGTGTGGTTGGACTTACACTTGATGAAAAGGGGATACCTAAAAAGGCTGAAGAAAGATTTGAAATAGCAAAAAGGATAGTTAATAGAGCAGTTTCTTATGGGATAAAACCAAAAGATATATTTATAGACTGTTTATCATTAACTGTTTCAGCACAACAAGAAGAAGCAATAGAAACTATAAAAGCTATAACAATGGTAAAGACACTAGGAGTAAAAACTATATTAGGTGTTTCAAATATTTCATTTGGTCTTCCAAATAGGAAAGCACTTAATGCTTCTTTTCTAACATTAGCTTTAGGGGCAGGGCTTGATTTAGCAATTATAAATCCAAATGAATATAGTATGATGGAAGCTATCAATTCTTTTAAAATATTAAATAACACAGATAAAGGATGTATAAACTATATAAATCAATATAGCAATATAAATAATTCAAAAAAGTCGGATTCATCTACAAAGATTGATAAAGATTTGCCCTTGGATATTTTAGTTGAAAGAGGATTAAAAGATGAAGCAAAAAATGTAACACTGAATCTTTTAAAAGAGAAGGATGAAAATTATATATTAGATGAGATTTTAATTCCTGCTCTTGATAAAGTAGGAAAAAGATATGATAGTGGAGATATATTTTTACCACAATTGATTCAATCAGCAGAAACGGTAAAAGTTTCATTAAATACAATAAAGGAAACTTTATTAAGTAAAAGTAGCAATAATGTATCCAAAGGAAAAATAATAGTTGCTACAGTAAAAGGTGATATCCATGATATTGGGAAAAATATAGTAAAAATAATGCTAGAAAATTATGGATATGAGGTTATAGATTTAGGTAAGGATGTCCCTATTGAAGAAGTAGTGGAAGTTGCTAAAAATAGAAATATAAAATTAGTAGGATTAAGTGCACTTATGACTACGACTGTTCAAAGTATGAAAGATACAATTCAGGCACTGAGAGATAATGAGATAAATGCAAAGGTATTTGTAGGAGGTGCAGTTTTGACAGAAGAATACGCTGAAGAAATGGGTGCTGATTATTATTCAAAGGATGCAAAGTCTGCTGTTGAAATAGCAAAGTTAAATTTTTAG
- a CDS encoding aminopeptidase, with product MNLNRNLEKYAELAIKVGVNIQPGQILLIKSPIECADFARNALKEAYKCGAKNVYIEWSDEESTLIKYLYAPDEAFHEFPKWTAEQYVDIAKEGGAFLSVYAQNPDLLKDVDPERVANFQKASGKALKEWRSYTLTDKCKWSIVSVPTKDWAKKVFPNLSEDKAIEKLWDAIFKCSRVDGQDPIKAWEEHNENLKSKMDFLNKNNFKTLKYKSSKTDLTLDLPKGHVWLSGASKDPNGISFNPNIPTEEIFGMPHKFKVNGTVYSTKPLVYGGNIIDNFFLTFKDGKIIDFSAEKGLDTLEKLIETDEGSHYLGEVALVPYNSPISNTDIIFYNTLYDENASCHFAIGSAYKTCLEGGNNLKDEELDEHGVNDSLTHVDFMIGSADMDIIGETYDGKQIQIFKNGNWAF from the coding sequence ATGAATTTAAATAGAAATTTAGAAAAATACGCTGAATTAGCAATAAAAGTTGGAGTTAACATACAGCCAGGTCAAATTCTACTTATAAAGTCACCAATAGAATGTGCTGATTTTGCAAGAAATGCACTTAAAGAAGCATATAAATGTGGTGCTAAAAATGTTTATATAGAGTGGTCTGATGAAGAAAGTACTCTTATTAAATACTTATATGCTCCAGATGAAGCATTTCATGAGTTCCCCAAATGGACAGCAGAACAATATGTAGATATAGCAAAAGAAGGTGGGGCATTTTTATCAGTCTATGCCCAAAATCCAGATTTATTAAAAGATGTTGACCCTGAAAGAGTTGCAAATTTTCAGAAGGCATCTGGAAAAGCTTTAAAAGAATGGCGTTCTTACACTCTAACTGATAAATGTAAATGGAGTATAGTCTCTGTGCCAACAAAAGATTGGGCAAAAAAAGTGTTTCCAAATTTATCAGAAGATAAAGCAATAGAAAAACTGTGGGATGCTATATTTAAATGTTCAAGAGTAGATGGTCAGGACCCTATAAAAGCATGGGAAGAACATAATGAAAATCTTAAATCTAAAATGGACTTTCTAAATAAAAATAACTTTAAAACTTTAAAATATAAATCCTCAAAAACTGATTTGACTCTAGACTTGCCAAAGGGTCATGTTTGGCTAAGTGGAGCATCCAAAGACCCTAATGGAATAAGTTTTAATCCGAATATTCCAACTGAAGAGATTTTTGGAATGCCACATAAGTTTAAAGTAAATGGAACTGTTTATAGTACAAAACCTCTTGTTTATGGTGGAAACATAATTGACAATTTCTTCTTAACATTTAAAGATGGTAAAATAATAGATTTCTCTGCTGAAAAGGGACTAGATACACTAGAAAAACTTATTGAAACGGATGAAGGCTCTCATTATTTAGGAGAAGTTGCTCTTGTTCCATACAACTCGCCAATATCCAATACGGATATAATTTTTTATAATACTCTATATGATGAAAATGCTTCTTGCCACTTTGCAATTGGTTCTGCTTATAAGACTTGTCTGGAAGGTGGAAACAATTTAAAAGATGAAGAATTGGATGAACATGGTGTAAATGATAGTTTAACACATGTAGATTTTATGATTGGTTCTGCTGATATGGATATTATTGGTGAGACTTATGATGGAAAGCAAATACAGATTTTTAAAAATGGTAATTGGGCTTTTTAA
- a CDS encoding DUF1847 domain-containing protein, producing MYKCGKCNLRGCSNGNMDKLMKICPTREIELQQKAKQLYEEEENRKIAYNAGLVEAEGYCQYTRLKEIIEFAKKCGYKKIGIAFCIGLKREMQTVQKIFEHHGFEVFSVICKNGAMPKSTIGLEASQTISKCSDEVMCNPIGQALFLNEAKVDLNVILGLCVGHDTLAMKYMEAPITTLVVKDRVTGHNPVAAIYNAESYFEKKLFDKDEE from the coding sequence ATGTATAAGTGTGGAAAATGTAATCTTAGAGGCTGTTCTAATGGAAATATGGATAAATTAATGAAGATATGTCCAACTAGAGAAATTGAACTACAACAAAAAGCAAAGCAACTTTATGAAGAAGAAGAGAATAGAAAAATAGCTTATAATGCTGGATTAGTTGAAGCAGAGGGGTATTGTCAATATACTAGACTAAAAGAGATTATAGAGTTTGCTAAAAAGTGTGGTTATAAAAAGATTGGCATAGCATTTTGTATTGGACTAAAAAGAGAAATGCAAACAGTGCAAAAAATATTTGAACATCATGGGTTTGAAGTATTTTCTGTTATATGTAAAAATGGGGCAATGCCTAAGAGTACAATTGGACTAGAAGCATCTCAAACAATATCAAAGTGTTCAGATGAGGTAATGTGCAATCCAATAGGACAAGCTTTATTTTTAAATGAAGCTAAGGTTGACCTTAATGTAATTCTTGGATTATGTGTTGGTCACGATACTTTAGCCATGAAATATATGGAAGCTCCTATAACAACTTTAGTTGTCAAAGATAGAGTAACTGGGCATAATCCAGTTGCTGCAATATATAATGCAGAATCATATTTTGAGAAAAAATTGTTTGATAAAGATGAAGAATAA